The following nucleotide sequence is from Vitis vinifera cultivar Pinot Noir 40024 chromosome 14, ASM3070453v1.
aTATTGGCATATTGGCTTATAGCAGTTCATATATGTATTGTCACGTTTTGCAGCTATTCCCAATATGTTTAAAACAAACATACACCACACAACTCCGAAAAGACAACAGGCAAAACATAACGTAATTTATATGTTCACACCTATTAACAAGACACCAAATCCACCTATTTTGGTTGTTGCATAAAATCAAGCAGCCTTCTAATGCCCTAAGTTTATTCCTATGTAGCTTTAATATCCATCTCGGTGGTGCTATTACCACTCAACAAAGCagaaactatgaaaaaaaataaagattgcATACTATGTTACCTTTCTGTGGACCAATTATATTGGGAAGTTTAAAGTCTTCACTAAATTCAGGGCCTTCACATGACTCATGGCCAATAAAGAGGTTAAAGTAAATGACTTGGAAAATATTAGGATATCCCACAAGTTATCAGTCCTGAgtacatagttttaaaaggtgtgCTTAAAGCACGCCTAGGCCCAAGGTGCAACTAATCCCTAGCTATAGCGTCTTGTTGAAGAGGCGCGCCTTGtctacttttcttttcatttttaaacacttttattcttgaaatttgtaattgtatattaaaatttatataattttattactttttttgttgaatgcttcttttaaatgtttgaaatcttaaattttttaaggatttgattggattttggatcatattttataaaattgatatgcacaTTAGGTCAGGTTTCACTTCACTCAGATGTGCGCTTTGTGTTGCACCTTGCGCCTAAGCTATAGGATACTTTTGTGCCTTAGGTGCACCTTacgccttttaaaactatgcctAAGTAATGTGTTTTTATGTTAGTGAAGAAAATGTgcaccactttttttttcttagttgtAATGTTGCCTTGGATTCATGGAAAAGAATACTTGAGTAGGACAATGTCTCTTCAGAAACCAACCCCACTTCCTTCCCCACACACGCACAAGGGTTGTAGACATGATGACTATTACCTTTAAGGCTCTTAGGAGAAATCAAATGAGGAGAATACTTTAGCAAGGGCTTTTTTTAGTCATTCTCTAGGTTATTTAGCTTGAAAAGAATGTtaagattttcttttctagAAATTGAGGCTTGTTGAGAACTTGTAGGATATCATTCACTATTGTTGCTAAGAATTTTTGGAGGCATTCCATCTAGCATGATTGTGTTGAAAAGTAGAGAATTGTGAGACAAATGCAGTGTTAATAGAAAAGAAGTTGGTTGGAAGGTATACCCTCATCTTAGGctgttttaaactttatttgaaTGGTCACTCAATGGACAACAGAGATCAGTTAAGATTGGTGGTcattaaataaaggaaaaaaaaatgatgccaACGTGGTTAGAGCATTCTCCAATCCAGATGGTTATGCTTAGCTATTAATGTTAAAGTCCTAGCTTTAATAGAAGGCTTGACCAAGGTGACTGATTTGTACTTTAGAGAACTGTAAGTGGAGGGGACTTCAATTGTTATCTCTTGGGTGGCTCAGAGGAAAAGAAAACCTCAGAAATCGGAAGCTTGAATTCATAAGATTTAGCTACCGAAACAAGTTCCCCCTTGGTGATAGTTTCTTGTTGGGGATTTTCCTCCCTCCCAACTTTTGTGTTTCTTAGTGTAAATTATTGGATGCTTCATGTACCTATTTTCTGTTCTTCTCTTTAGATTTAGTGCTCATCCCTTCCTCTTTTGCTCATGGCATGAAAGATAGCTCAACCTTATCTTgtatctttttcaatttaacaaaatattgtttccctccaaaaaatattttttaaaattaaattttaacaaacTAATGCTTTATTTTAAGCGTTCCCTTCTATTTTAAGTGAGGTTacttatttctatatattttaccTAATATTTTCTTAGGGTTTGACTGTTTTGATGTTTACTATTGTAATATGATACTATTTAtgtcaattttctattttataaaaccTAGCAAACCCCAAATCCTAAACACATTATTAAtccaatttaaaatttcaattgctTTTATCATGAAGAATTGTTTCAGTGTAATGTAATAGTAAGTATAAAGAAGGATGAAATCCTTCCAACAGTACACAAATACTATAGAAAacctaataaaagaaaaggaaagtagATGCACACTAGTCCAGCAAAGTAATTCTAACTTAATAGCTTAAGATAGTTACTTATTGTCAATACAAGTTAAGAGGAAAAGAATCTcctaaaatagaaaccaaatattTGGCTTATCAAGGGGTCTACACAAGGGACAAACCAAATATGAGGTAATACCAATTGTTTAGTGCAGCCACCTATCAAATTTCCAAGGGCCTCTCTTTCTTAGCCTTCCAAGAAATGCAAACAGCATAATTTCCTTTCAAAGCTTCAGCCTGCAACAGACTGTCCAAAAGAGCTAGAATCTCAGTCTCAACAGCAAAATCCTTCGCCACAAGTTTAGAGAAGGCCCTTACCACTGTACCAATTTGGCCACTGAGAAATCCCTCATTCCCTTGCTGCCCTAGGTTACCCAAAGAACACCAAAAAGGTTTCAAAATACCCATTAGAGGTCATACATGAAGTGTCTCCTTAATCAAGCTAATAGTTTTACAGAATAGGTCTCAATGTAATAGTATGAGACTCAAAAGGGGTGCACACAAAGGCTTTACTAATGGAAGCCCAAATAGAAGAAGATAAGTAAAACAAATCTAAACTGCCTCCATAGTCGTCCACCTATGATTAAAAAATCTCACATTCCTTTCCCACCAAATAGTCCAAATCAAAGTGATCCATAACTTGATTCTAAGTATTTTGGTATGTAGTAAGATTGCaacataaaaaggaaagaagatgaTAAAGTATCAATAATAATCAAAACTCTTGGTGCAAAAGATGATGAAACCTAAATTTCCCTAAAAGACATATTTTAAGCCATATGAACAACGGTCAAGATGTGAGACTCCTATCTAACATTAATATAAAGCGACCTTACTTGGAAGCTCTATGCTAATAAATATCAAACCAATTACCCAAACAAAACCTTATCCACAAATTCAACTAAAATAACTCCAGACAGATTTGATTGAATAATCATTTTCTCCTGGCATGAGCAGttgtaattaaaataagatatcATATAACACAATAACAAATCACAAATATTTGCTCTGAAATTGTTTAGCTTTCTAATGCAAACCATGAACAGTTTCTGCAAGATGCAGTGAATGATCAATTTCTGTAAGATGCAATCACATTATTGGTCTAATAGTAAATGCATGGAATCAGAATTTAAATTTAACCTTTCCAAAAGCTGCACAGAATTCTAAGAATTGCAGTGCATCCCCAACATCTTCAGGAGGCAACTCAATGCCAGTTACAGTAGTTAACTTGGTGCCCTGAGGCAATGGAACATCAACAACAAATGCTCTGTTCTGAAATTTCAAAGTGTTCTTAACTGTATGCGATTTGACAACTTTATAGCGCTTGGCTCCTGCATTATCTAAACCTCCCATATTTTGGCAAATTGTGCCATCTCCTTCTCTGTTTTCTCCTATTTCAATGGAATCAGAAGACACTTTCTGAGATGATCCTGTCTCAGAACTCTTCTCTTGCAGGATATCACCATCCTCTTGTTCTGGTTTTGCTTCATTATTAGATAATTCGTTGGTGATACACAGCCCTTTTAGGTTACTCTTCTTTAAACAACTACCATTATCGACATTGTGATCATGCTCCTTTAATTCTTCGCTAGTTGTTTTTTTCGGTTTCTTCTCATCAGGGCTTAGTGTTAAATCCTCCAGATGCAAGTTTGGATCATCCTTTCCATCAAATGAGTTTTCCTTCCCTAGCTTTCTAGGGGAAACAACCACAGACTCCTGTCAAAAGTATGAattagtgtatatatataacagAAAACAAAATTCCACCAACCTAACATTCTAAAACTCAAAATTCTCACATCTCGTCATACATAAgataaataaatcaagaaataaaacgCCCCTATTACACCTTGCTTGGGGTAGCAGGCTTTCTTGGATAAGCAACCATTTCCTTTACATTCTTAACACTATTGTCAGGATCCATAACTTGCAGCATTTCTGAAACAGAAGAAAATCCGGTTGCCTTGGCTTTGTGCACCAGAATACCAGTAGGTGCACAACCTATTTTCTTcctggaaaaaaagaaaaaaaaaaaaagaaaaaacaattttgttagATACACTGAAAAAATTAGCAACATCAAATAGCATGGTTCAATTAGttggaaataaaatttagaaaaataaagaagcCCCATTCATgtcttatatttttcattatttggatTTTGGAATCCAAGAAACTCAAACTAATACAAGTACTTCACTTAAATTGGGAAGAGTTTTCATTTCACCGGaaccaaaataatattaaacataaaattcaaaattttttgtctGGTCCCCTGTTTTCTGAGGAATTGAACAGACCATACCAAAGTTGTAGACGatagggggaaaaaaagaaaaaaagaaaaatccactACCTGCAAAAACTGCAATTGCAAATGCCTCTGCACTTAGGGCACTTCCAATCCTCCAACTGTGCCACCTCTTCGGCTTTCTCTCCATATCTAATTCAAGATCAACCAAGTCAATTGGGAAAATATGTAAGTTCCCATCAGacaacaatatattcaatatatataagaaGTATATAACATATACCAGACCTGTTTAAGAGACATCTCTGGCAGTACTTAATAGGACAAGGCTTGTTTTTCTTCAGGTTCCTGCATAGTGTCCCAGAGTCTCTCGTTTTTTGCCGACACTTCAACATTAAATTCAATCCAAAAGATATCACAACAGAATGCCCAAAGAACAACGAAGAGaacaaaaattagaattttcatttactctgtttggtttctgatAAAAGATGGAAGgaattaataaggaaaaaaacgCCCAAAATCTTCCGATCTTTTTTACACAATTGTAGatttgaaacaaataaaatagtTAACGATCAAAGACTGATTTAGCCGATATTCCCACATTTTCCCGGAaaccaaacagaaaaaaaaaaaaggatatacaataaataacaaaaaaaaaaaagagaagaaaagaaccTGATGACACGTCTTCCGATAAACAGAATCACTTGGATTCTCGACAATTTGAATCCCCGAGGTTTTGTCGGGCTCGGGAGGCGACGAACTAGAAACTGGCACAAATTGTACTTTCCCAGCATCATCAGAGAGCGCCATGGAATCCTCCATCAAGACGTGATTCTTTTGAGCAGAGAGGTTGGCTTCGGGAGCAGGGCCGCAAGGAAGCGACATGTGCTTAGAGATTTTCAGACGCGTCGCCTTTTGTCAGCGTTGAGAGTTGAGAGACTCAGAAGATACCAAAACTGAAAGATTCGTATTTTGTTTCCGTACTTTTCTGCACTATTTCCCCAAAAGTAGTTTTGAATCTCCCTGCCTCGGCGGGACACGACAGGAGTGCAAATTTTCTATCAGAACTGGTTTTCCCCGATTTGGGAAATGGCCCGCCAATAGGAAAATAGACTCTCAAGCTCTGTGCTCAATGCCCTTTCTAGgttaatgaaaagaaatttgttttgtCCAGAGATTATAAATTTTCCGGCTGCTcccaatcaatttttttaatatttagttgGTTGAATCTAGGGCTGCCACTTCCAAGTGGGCAATTGGGCATGGCGATGGTCAACCGGAGCACAACCCAAGTGTATGCTATTAATTTATCAAAGTCCAATCTCATGGGTTGGGCTCCGATTAATGAAAATATGTTGGAATTGATCATGTGATATTAGTACTTAACCCGAGCCTAAcccaaatatgaaattaatttattaaaattacatCCAacgaattaaactttgattaataAATATAACTTTAGATTGATTAGGTTTAGATGCACTAAACCGACCTAAAATCAAGTAATTTGATTTTACGACTATCTAATaagaaaacaattattaattaaatttatacaaaatttattcaCCATTTTCGATTGAATGTAAAAATGGGtaattaaaatgtattttaataatataataattaataaatgtgataatatattttttattagtcaCGCTTTCTTACTAGTCATgtcataaaataatttgatcaaTTGAATGATTGATGTGGTCACAATATGTTCAAATCGTGACAATAAAGATAGGATTTTGCTTGgcaaaaatagaatattatatattattttgtatccattaaatatatttttatatgttgttttatcatttatattatatattacttAGTATATACTATGTTTCATATTACTATTATATGACATATATAATGTATAGATTTATTATATGTgagatatttgatatatttatatatagatataataATGTAGTCATAATATCTTGATCAAAAGTTTCATTGTTCTAACGGTGAgaaagatttttcaaaattcgaTCAAATCGATCAATAATTTCATCATCTGTTAGGTGGTCAATCGATCAACCAAGTTGGCTTGGGTGTTTATGTCATAGAATCTTTCTCTAGtcaaaaatttcattatcaaTCGAATCAAGGCAGATCCAATTCATtggcaaataaaaaatatattttaactttattttattttattttttattttaccattatcaatataaactttcatgttgattattttatatgttaaaatgaaaataatgtattttaataatatagtgGAATTgctatcttaaaaaaaatgttaaattattattaaacactTAAGAATGAGAAATGATTCTTTTATTTGAGGTGATTCATGtcctttttatattatattgaattttattaacaaaatagctattattctatttttgtatattaacatatataattttattttcttataatatgtattatattttatactatataatattttatatggtatttatattctatttatatattaagtaataaatttcatattaaattaattattaaatattatatgttatATGATACATGATATTATATGCTACATTATGATATATCATaatgtattattatatattttattaaatattagtagtaaaataatatatttagcAATCTATTAATTCTTACAATATATTTCTATATGTTACCATATGTAACTTTATTATCATATGACTTGTATTATAATATAATGGTCACATATTATAAAGAGATATTATAATAATTCATATCATAAacaataaatttcatattatacATAACTATTGTATCAATATAAAAATGGGTAActcaattgtattaaaataatattataactaACCATTATTATGTGAATCTCATATgcattttactaaaaaatttattaatcaatttgcatttaataaagacaaaaaaaaaatataaataacatatCTTTGACTAGAAGTTTACAACCTTGGTTTATATGATAACATGTCAATGtacaatattcattttctacaCCAATCCAATGACTTTAGCCCTATGCCATATTTAATATAAcgaaacaaaaattctaaaataaaatgaaaacaaagcgttatgtatattaatttaaattttatataaataaataatcaagtTCAAGTTGCTTTAAGTTGAACCCAAGTTTAGTTTAGGTTTATATTTTACGCAGGTCTAACCTAAGTTATGAATTATATTGTCATTAGGTTAGACAAAATTCAATTGCTCATGTTGTAATCTTAATTGAATCTTccatctatttttaatataaaaataataatgatattaccCATATGATTGGATCTTTTAAATAGTGtatcattttatatatgtatatttgttaattattttggtaaatattaatatttatatacaaagttgcaaaattttcatcaagttgGAGAGAGATATCATTTTGAacatattttgtttgaatttatttatttttatgtaaagt
It contains:
- the LOC100265150 gene encoding uncharacterized protein LOC100265150 isoform X2, translating into MSLPCGPAPEANLSAQKNHVLMEDSMALSDDAGKVQFVPVSSSSPPEPDKTSGIQIVENPSDSVYRKTCHQCRQKTRDSGTLCRNLKKNKPCPIKYCQRCLLNRYGEKAEEVAQLEDWKCPKCRGICNCSFCRKKIGCAPTGILVHKAKATGFSSVSEMLQVMDPDNSVKNVKEMVAYPRKPATPSKESVVVSPRKLGKENSFDGKDDPNLHLEDLTLSPDEKKPKKTTSEELKEHDHNVDNGSCLKKSNLKGLCITNELSNNEAKPEQEDGDILQEKSSETGSSQKVSSDSIEIGENREGDGTICQNMGGLDNAGAKRYKVVKSHTVKNTLKFQNRAFVVDVPLPQGTKLTTVTGIELPPEDVGDALQFLEFCAAFGKAFDLRKGQSESIMQELISGCSKHRGQQSLGVRFHIKLLSLILKDLGQDSRPLSSANGKNSWLVALGQCVSKSQCASKELPSDCFDRGSDGYDELDFSKKIRLLNFLCDEVLCTEKLRSWTDRQNSKFVERVKEAKEKVLAAKDKKKLMKQKLQDETAKAIIAQNSAPILISEHEPTVSKIKTEVAQAHAEMLEAISMVPKRKQRSDAVRTEPLLLDVNGHSFWRLNGYSGEPDILLQDMGTTDEGIHDEKWFSYELGQKKSVEEYISFREKKLRLHTVTEKLPLESAKEEFLHDSMDELQCSTSKIEQTANAMS
- the LOC100265150 gene encoding uncharacterized protein LOC100265150 isoform X1, with protein sequence MSLPCGPAPEANLSAQKNHVLMEDSMALSDDAGKVQFVPVSSSSPPEPDKTSGIQIVENPSDSVYRKTCHQCRQKTRDSGTLCRNLKKNKPCPIKYCQRCLLNRYGEKAEEVAQLEDWKCPKCRGICNCSFCRKKIGCAPTGILVHKAKATGFSSVSEMLQVMDPDNSVKNVKEMVAYPRKPATPSKESVVVSPRKLGKENSFDGKDDPNLHLEDLTLSPDEKKPKKTTSEELKEHDHNVDNGSCLKKSNLKGLCITNELSNNEAKPEQEDGDILQEKSSETGSSQKVSSDSIEIGENREGDGTICQNMGGLDNAGAKRYKVVKSHTVKNTLKFQNRAFVVDVPLPQGTKLTTVTGIELPPEDVGDALQFLEFCAAFGKAFDLRKGQSESIMQELISGCSKHRGQQSLGVRFHIKLLSLILKDLGQDSRPLSSANGKNSWLVALGQCVSKSQCASKELPSDCFDRGSDGYDELDFSKKIRLLNFLCDEVLCTEKLRSWTDRQNSKFVERVKEAKEKVLAAKDKKKLMKQKLQDETAKAIIAQNSAPILISEHEPTVSKIKTEVAQAHAEMLEAISMVPKRKQRSDAVRTEPLLLDVNGHSFWRLNGYSGEPDILLQDMGTTDEGIHDEKWFSYELGQKKSVEEYISFREKKLRLHTVTEKLPLESAKEEFLHDSMDELQCSTSKIEIRKRPTSGIMMYANKDAKKEQEDEEIHETDYAEPRIPKFADKESRQLSQIEPFI